The Pelagibacterium halotolerans B2 nucleotide sequence CAACGGAAACTGAATTTCGGGTTGTCAGACGATGGCGGCAATGAACGACGGCAATCCAAAAGCCGCCCGACAGCAATCCACCCCATTGCAGAAACGCCGGCCATGCAGCGGCGTAAAGGGGAGGGGCAGGCGTTTCGCCGGCCCCTCCGCAAGCATACGCTCTCGTGCGGGTCCGCTCAGTGCCCCTTCATCTTCCTGATCTCGCCTGATTTGATCTTGGCGAAATACTGGTTCACCTCGCGCCTGACGACAGGCATCAGAAGATAGAGCCCGATGATGTTGGGCAGGGCCATGGCGAAGATCATCGAATCCGAAAAGTCGATGACCGGACCAAGGCTCATCGAGGCCCCGATGACCACGAAGACGCAGAAGATGATCTTGAAGACATTTTCTTTCGTCTTGCCCTCGCCGAACAGATAGGTCCAGGCCTTGAGCCCGTAATAGGACCAGCTCAGCATCGTCGAAAAGGCAAACAAAAGCACAGCCAGCGCAAGCAGATAGGGGAAGAAGCTGAACTGTGCGCCGAAGGCGGCCGAGGTCAGTTCCACGCCCGTGAGCCCGGTGCCGAGCGCGCCGGTGAAGATGATGACCAGAGCGGTCATCGTGCAGATCACCACGGTATCGATGAACGGCTCGAGCAGCGAGACGATGCCTTCGGTGGAGGGTTCCTTGGTGCGCACCGCCGAGTGGGCGATGGCCGCCGAGCCGATGCCCGCCTCATTGGAGAACGCGGCGCGCCTGAAACCCTGGATCAGAGCGCCGATGGCCCCGCCCGCGACACCTTCGGGCGAGAACGCACCGCCGATGATCTGGGAGAAGGCCCAGCCGATGGAACCGATGTTCATCAGGATGATGATGAGCGCGGTGCCCACATAGAGGATGCCCATGAAGGGCACGACCTTTTCGGTGACCCGGGCGATCGACTTGATGCCGCCGATGATGACAACGGCGACGACCAGTGCCATGACGATTC carries:
- a CDS encoding alanine/glycine:cation symporter family protein, whose protein sequence is MRKLLLALALLLPLFALPAFGQDDAAEVAAETQEVVEETTRTVDMMVNDAISPISNAVVSVIFYSVPVAGTDFPLIVGWLVVAATIFTLYFGFIQFRAFGHAIELVRGDYSDPNDAGEVSHFQALATALSGTVGLGNIAGVGVAIAVGGPGATFWMILAGLLGMASKFTECTLGVKYRNELPDGRVSGGPMYYLSKGLAERGMAGLGKFFAVFFAICCIGGALGGGNMFQANQSFQQLVNVTGGNDVSPLAGFGWLFGIVMALVVAVVIIGGIKSIARVTEKVVPFMGILYVGTALIIILMNIGSIGWAFSQIIGGAFSPEGVAGGAIGALIQGFRRAAFSNEAGIGSAAIAHSAVRTKEPSTEGIVSLLEPFIDTVVICTMTALVIIFTGALGTGLTGVELTSAAFGAQFSFFPYLLALAVLLFAFSTMLSWSYYGLKAWTYLFGEGKTKENVFKIIFCVFVVIGASMSLGPVIDFSDSMIFAMALPNIIGLYLLMPVVRREVNQYFAKIKSGEIRKMKGH